One Methanolobus sp. WCC4 DNA segment encodes these proteins:
- the speB gene encoding agmatinase produces MFYKPDMMDALADYDEARYVIFGVPFDSTSSYRSGSRWAPDAMRKASANFETYNQHFDIDFQDLLIHDAGNLEPYSSVDETLEDLYYAVRPIVKDGKIPIMMGGEHSLTYPCVKACAEGSDEDIGFVVLDAHFDLREEYGGIRNNHACVSRHIRDDITDTYVTIGVRSGPKEEWVYAKETGVKYYTADDVREVGIKDVITEVKEYLGDRKIYLSLDMDALDPAYAPGLGTPEPFGLTDIDVREVIRELAPISVGFDVMEIAPEYDNGISALLGTKLLREFIAAHAASER; encoded by the coding sequence ATGTTCTATAAACCTGATATGATGGATGCCCTTGCAGACTATGATGAAGCAAGGTATGTTATATTCGGCGTTCCTTTTGATTCTACATCTTCTTACAGGTCCGGAAGCCGCTGGGCTCCTGATGCAATGAGGAAGGCCTCTGCTAATTTTGAGACATACAACCAGCATTTCGATATCGACTTCCAGGACCTGCTCATCCATGATGCAGGCAACCTTGAACCCTATTCTTCCGTGGACGAGACACTGGAAGACCTCTACTATGCAGTAAGACCCATAGTAAAGGATGGCAAGATCCCAATCATGATGGGAGGGGAGCACTCACTTACGTATCCATGTGTGAAGGCATGTGCCGAAGGATCGGACGAGGATATTGGATTCGTTGTACTTGACGCTCACTTCGACCTCCGTGAGGAATACGGAGGTATCAGGAACAACCACGCATGTGTTTCCAGACACATACGCGATGATATCACAGACACATACGTGACAATAGGTGTTCGCAGCGGACCAAAGGAAGAATGGGTCTATGCAAAAGAAACGGGAGTCAAATACTACACCGCAGATGATGTCCGTGAGGTGGGTATAAAAGACGTCATTACCGAAGTGAAGGAATACCTGGGCGACAGGAAGATCTACCTGTCACTGGACATGGATGCACTTGACCCGGCTTACGCACCCGGTCTTGGCACACCGGAACCATTCGGACTCACAGATATCGATGTACGTGAGGTTATACGTGAACTTGCACCGATATCCGTTGGTTTTGATGTAATGGAGATCGCACCTGAGTACGATAACGGCATAAGTGCACTGCTTGGAACAAAACTCCTCAGGGAGTTCATCGCGGCACACGCTGCAAGTGAGAGATAG
- a CDS encoding HVO_0476 family zinc finger protein, producing MYDEIEVVCPSCSPKMSVMHDVLKSGQNMVVQCQECGNVHPAEVEKTKTFSIKVIISKGDESFTKTTLMTSEEELRIEDEIIVDDGESDEVYPILVTAIESGDKRPKMAKASEIDTIWGRAIDEVSVKIAVHHGRSTDALQKRVPGGYEFIIGKEEKVDRKNVRIKKIKIRDGSLESRTGIAVPAKFIKRIFAEEVYMKSWGDGKTQWSMKGKGRY from the coding sequence ATGTACGATGAAATAGAAGTAGTATGTCCATCCTGCTCACCAAAGATGAGTGTGATGCATGATGTTCTGAAGTCCGGACAGAATATGGTCGTCCAGTGCCAGGAATGTGGGAACGTCCATCCGGCAGAAGTAGAAAAAACGAAGACATTCAGCATAAAGGTTATTATCAGCAAGGGAGATGAGTCCTTTACAAAGACCACCCTGATGACATCAGAAGAGGAACTGAGGATCGAAGATGAGATAATAGTCGATGACGGTGAATCTGATGAAGTATACCCGATCCTTGTCACTGCAATAGAATCAGGAGACAAGAGGCCTAAGATGGCGAAGGCTTCGGAGATAGACACCATCTGGGGCAGGGCTATCGATGAGGTATCAGTTAAGATCGCAGTCCATCATGGGAGAAGCACGGACGCCCTTCAGAAGAGAGTTCCCGGTGGATATGAGTTCATTATCGGGAAGGAAGAGAAGGTCGACCGGAAGAATGTCAGGATAAAGAAGATCAAGATCAGGGATGGGAGCCTTGAATCACGCACCGGTATCGCTGTGCCGGCAAAATTCATCAAGAGGATATTTGCGGAGGAAGTCTACATGAAAAGCTGGGGAGATGGGAAAACCCAATGGAGTATGAAAGGGAAAGGGCGATATTAG
- a CDS encoding hydantoinase B/oxoprolinase family protein, producing the protein MSSIDEKWQFWIDRGGTFTDIVARKPDGQLLAHKLLSVDPEHYADAAMHGIRKILDIRPEDALPTEIISSIKMGTTVGTNALLERKGEPTALVITEGFRDALRIGYQNRPDIFALNIELPDLLYEEVVEVKERYSASGEEVIELDTGNARKELEKVYSQGIRSVAIVLMHAYRYPEHELQLRGIAEDIGFTQISLSHEVSPLMKLISSGETAVVDAYLSPVLRRYIDMVAGTLEAGGGNTKLMFMQSNGGLVEAAQFRGKDCILSGPAGGIVGAVETSMLAGFEKVVTFDMGGTSTDVAHFSGEYERSFETEIAGVHLRSPMLYIHTVAAGGGSIIHFEAGRFTVGPDSAGSDPGPACYRKGGPLTITDCNLMLGKIDPQYFPHVFGHSADMPLDADVVKERFSALAEEVSDFTGEQHSAEQVAEGFLKIAIENMANAIKKISIQRGYDTKDYVLCCFGGAGAQHACGVADALSIRKILIHPLAGVLSAYGMGLADQRIIKEHAVEKKLERELIPELKDIAAGLENSGREEMRMQGVPDEEISALHKVHVKYEDAGTSMVVTLSDEEGIRKSFESEHKSRFGFIMENKELVIEAVSTEIIGAGEEMQGSIIADDENKVVDELPETTIFTCGNHHRTPVHRREALAGRKVKGPAVIVEANTTVVIEPGWQAELTDNHELVLERIVPLPEREAIGTEADPVMLEIFNNRFMSIAQQMGYTLQNTAYSVNIKERLDFSCALFDREGNLIANAPHIPVHLGSMGESVRAIIGKFTDMEEGEVFMLNSPFEGGTHLPDITVITPVFHAGEVAFYVASRGHHADIGGVTPGSIPPESRHIEEEGVITGGQRIVSGGRFLEEEVHTWLNSGKYPARNPFQNIADLKAQVAANEKGARDLERLVGHFSMQTVKAYMKHVMDNAEESVRRVIQVLKGGEYSLSFDDGTVVHVKVSIDRERRKAHIDFTGTSGQHPGNLNAPVAVCKAAVLYVFRSLVEKDIPLNEGCLKPLDITIPERSILNPEYPAAVVAGNVETSQYIVDALFGALGVVAGSQGTMNNFTFGDEEFQYYETICGGSGAGEGFDGTDAVQTHMTNSRITDPEVLEWRFPVRLEEFSVRKGSGGMGAYAGGNGVVRKIRFLRPMRAAIISSHRKFAPKGLNGGEDGKTGHNYIVRNSGDVEELGGRELVEMDEGDLFVVETPGAGGFGSPSEESKEKC; encoded by the coding sequence ATGTCCTCAATAGATGAGAAATGGCAATTCTGGATAGACAGGGGAGGCACATTCACCGATATCGTTGCCCGTAAACCTGACGGACAATTGCTTGCACACAAGCTCCTGTCGGTTGACCCTGAACATTATGCTGATGCAGCCATGCACGGTATAAGGAAGATACTCGACATCAGGCCGGAGGACGCACTTCCCACTGAGATCATATCGTCCATCAAGATGGGAACAACTGTGGGAACCAATGCCTTACTTGAACGCAAAGGTGAACCCACCGCGCTTGTCATCACCGAAGGTTTCAGGGATGCACTGAGAATAGGTTACCAGAACCGGCCCGATATATTTGCACTGAACATAGAACTGCCGGACCTGCTCTATGAAGAGGTCGTCGAAGTAAAGGAGCGTTACAGCGCATCCGGTGAAGAAGTTATCGAACTTGATACCGGGAATGCACGAAAGGAACTGGAAAAGGTATACTCACAGGGTATCCGTTCTGTGGCTATCGTTCTGATGCATGCCTACCGTTATCCTGAACACGAGCTTCAGCTCCGGGGAATCGCAGAGGACATTGGATTCACCCAGATCTCGCTGTCACACGAGGTAAGTCCCCTTATGAAGCTGATAAGCAGCGGTGAGACGGCCGTTGTGGATGCATATCTCTCCCCGGTGCTGCGAAGGTACATCGATATGGTAGCAGGAACCCTTGAAGCAGGAGGAGGGAACACAAAACTGATGTTCATGCAATCCAACGGAGGACTGGTGGAAGCTGCACAGTTCAGGGGCAAGGACTGTATCCTCTCCGGGCCTGCCGGCGGTATCGTTGGAGCTGTGGAAACCTCCATGCTGGCAGGTTTTGAGAAGGTGGTGACCTTCGATATGGGAGGGACTTCCACCGATGTGGCCCACTTCAGCGGGGAATATGAAAGGAGCTTTGAGACCGAGATCGCGGGAGTTCACCTGCGCTCACCCATGCTCTATATACATACCGTGGCTGCAGGTGGCGGGTCTATTATTCATTTCGAGGCTGGCAGATTCACAGTTGGGCCTGATTCCGCTGGTTCTGACCCGGGACCTGCCTGCTATCGCAAAGGTGGACCGCTCACTATCACCGATTGTAACCTGATGCTGGGGAAGATAGATCCGCAGTATTTCCCTCATGTTTTCGGACACAGCGCAGACATGCCACTTGATGCTGATGTCGTGAAGGAGAGATTCTCTGCACTTGCAGAGGAAGTGAGTGACTTCACAGGAGAACAGCACAGTGCAGAACAGGTTGCTGAGGGATTCCTGAAGATAGCCATCGAGAACATGGCCAACGCTATCAAGAAGATATCCATCCAGCGTGGATACGACACCAAGGACTACGTACTCTGCTGCTTCGGAGGAGCAGGGGCGCAGCATGCCTGTGGTGTTGCAGATGCACTGAGCATCAGGAAGATACTGATACATCCCCTGGCAGGAGTGCTTTCCGCATACGGCATGGGGCTTGCAGACCAGCGTATAATTAAGGAACATGCGGTGGAGAAGAAACTGGAGAGAGAGCTTATCCCTGAACTGAAGGATATTGCTGCAGGATTGGAAAATAGCGGCAGGGAAGAGATGCGAATGCAGGGTGTGCCTGATGAAGAGATCAGTGCGCTGCATAAGGTCCATGTAAAGTATGAGGATGCAGGGACCTCCATGGTTGTCACCCTCAGTGATGAGGAAGGGATCAGGAAGTCATTTGAGAGTGAACACAAAAGCCGTTTTGGCTTTATCATGGAGAACAAGGAACTGGTCATCGAGGCGGTCTCTACTGAGATAATAGGTGCAGGGGAGGAGATGCAGGGGTCCATAATAGCAGATGATGAGAATAAAGTGGTTGATGAACTGCCCGAGACCACCATTTTCACCTGCGGGAATCATCACAGGACACCGGTCCACAGAAGGGAAGCACTTGCCGGAAGGAAGGTGAAAGGACCTGCGGTCATTGTTGAAGCCAACACCACCGTTGTCATCGAGCCGGGATGGCAGGCAGAGCTGACCGATAACCATGAACTTGTTCTTGAAAGGATCGTACCGCTGCCAGAGAGGGAAGCGATCGGTACCGAAGCCGACCCGGTGATGCTTGAGATCTTCAATAACAGGTTCATGTCCATTGCACAACAGATGGGATATACACTTCAGAATACCGCTTATTCTGTCAACATCAAGGAGAGACTTGATTTCTCATGTGCGCTTTTCGACCGTGAAGGGAACCTCATAGCCAATGCACCCCATATACCTGTTCACCTCGGCTCCATGGGAGAGAGTGTGAGAGCTATCATCGGGAAGTTCACTGATATGGAAGAAGGGGAGGTCTTCATGCTCAATTCCCCGTTCGAGGGAGGGACACACCTGCCTGATATCACAGTAATCACTCCTGTTTTCCATGCGGGAGAGGTTGCATTCTACGTCGCCTCAAGAGGACACCATGCTGACATCGGAGGGGTTACACCGGGATCGATACCGCCTGAGAGCAGGCATATCGAGGAGGAAGGCGTGATTACCGGGGGGCAGAGGATAGTCTCTGGGGGAAGATTCCTTGAGGAGGAGGTTCACACATGGCTGAACTCGGGAAAGTATCCTGCACGCAATCCTTTCCAGAATATCGCTGACCTGAAGGCTCAGGTGGCTGCTAATGAAAAGGGAGCCAGGGATCTGGAGAGGCTTGTGGGTCATTTTTCCATGCAGACGGTTAAGGCATATATGAAGCATGTGATGGACAATGCGGAAGAATCGGTAAGAAGGGTTATACAGGTGCTTAAAGGTGGGGAATACTCACTTTCCTTTGATGACGGGACCGTTGTTCACGTAAAAGTGAGCATTGACCGTGAGAGGAGAAAGGCACATATCGACTTCACCGGAACTTCGGGACAACATCCGGGGAACCTGAATGCTCCTGTGGCTGTCTGCAAGGCGGCTGTGCTCTATGTTTTCAGGTCACTTGTTGAGAAGGATATACCACTCAATGAGGGATGCCTGAAGCCGCTTGATATCACCATCCCTGAGAGGAGCATACTCAATCCTGAGTATCCTGCTGCTGTTGTGGCAGGAAATGTGGAGACCTCGCAGTATATCGTTGATGCACTTTTCGGAGCGCTGGGAGTTGTGGCAGGTTCACAGGGCACCATGAACAATTTCACATTCGGGGATGAGGAATTCCAGTATTATGAGACCATATGCGGCGGTTCAGGTGCAGGTGAAGGTTTCGATGGTACAGACGCTGTTCAGACGCACATGACGAATTCCAGGATAACGGACCCCGAGGTACTGGAATGGAGATTCCCGGTGAGACTCGAGGAGTTCTCGGTCAGGAAAGGAAGCGGTGGCATGGGAGCTTATGCCGGAGGAAATGGCGTCGTTAGGAAGATACGGTTCCTCAGACCCATGAGAGCAGCCATCATTTCCAGTCACAGAAAGTTCGCTCCGAAGGGATTGAACGGTGGAGAGGACGGAAAGACCGGACATAATTATATTGTGAGGAACAGCGGGGACGTTGAGGAACTCGGTGGACGGGAACTTGTTGAGATGGATGAAGGAGATCTGTTCGTGGTGGAGACACCGGGAGCAGGAGGGTTTGGTTCACCGTCTGAAGAATCAAAAGAAAAGTGTTAA
- a CDS encoding winged helix-turn-helix transcriptional regulator — MGPELELDTRKRIFDTIHSSPGIHLRELERHLGIAVGNLQYHLHYMEKKGLVSILRDEQFVRYFVKDRELSDNDRMILSFLRKKACRHILMDLMEEPGMNNKGISSSVGLSPSTVSWHLNKMVASGVVSKTVHGRESNFEVVDPETVAGLMISYKGSFFDKLLDNFIDMWELGSASENEKHYK, encoded by the coding sequence ATGGGACCTGAGCTCGAGCTTGATACCAGGAAGAGGATATTCGATACTATCCACAGTTCGCCCGGGATACACCTGCGTGAACTTGAAAGACATCTTGGTATAGCAGTGGGAAATCTGCAATATCATCTTCACTACATGGAGAAGAAGGGCCTTGTCTCAATACTTCGGGACGAACAGTTCGTCCGCTATTTTGTGAAGGACAGAGAGCTGAGTGATAATGACCGGATGATCCTTTCATTTTTAAGGAAAAAAGCCTGCAGGCATATCCTGATGGATCTTATGGAAGAACCGGGAATGAACAACAAGGGTATCTCATCCAGTGTGGGTCTTTCTCCTTCCACGGTCTCATGGCATCTTAACAAGATGGTAGCATCGGGTGTCGTCAGCAAGACTGTTCATGGAAGAGAGAGCAACTTCGAGGTAGTGGACCCTGAGACCGTTGCAGGGTTAATGATCAGCTATAAAGGCAGTTTCTTCGATAAACTGCTCGATAATTTCATTGATATGTGGGAACTCGGATCAGCATCAGAAAATGAAAAGCATTACAAGTGA
- a CDS encoding translation initiation factor IF-5A — MKVQVEVKELKEGKYVVVDDEACVIKSISKSKPGKHGSAKARVDVIGLFDKQKRSFVSPVSDKIYVPVVERKNAQVLSVAGDVAQLMDMGDFSTFEMTIPDEYKERIIEGEEVSYLTAMGRMKFDLR; from the coding sequence GTGAAAGTACAAGTTGAAGTTAAAGAACTCAAAGAAGGCAAATACGTCGTTGTGGACGATGAGGCCTGCGTTATCAAGAGCATATCCAAATCAAAGCCAGGTAAACACGGTTCAGCAAAGGCAAGAGTAGATGTCATCGGACTTTTCGACAAGCAGAAGAGGTCATTCGTAAGCCCTGTTTCCGATAAGATCTACGTTCCTGTGGTCGAGAGAAAGAACGCACAGGTACTCTCCGTCGCTGGTGATGTCGCACAGCTCATGGACATGGGCGATTTCTCAACATTCGAGATGACCATTCCTGACGAATACAAGGAAAGGATCATTGAGGGTGAAGAGGTTTCCTACCTTACCGCAATGGGCAGGATGAAGTTCGATCTCAGATGA
- a CDS encoding aldehyde ferredoxin oxidoreductase family protein yields the protein MFGWTGRTVIVDLGESSVTETRTRKAFAEQFIGGRGLGCRLMEEFADPTVDPLGSENPLIFTTGPLTGTAAPMSGHFAVTCRSPLTSTIFSSNAGGHFGAELKFAGIDALVIIGKAERPVYLNIYDEDVEILDAGHLWGKSTSETTAIFAKKDKGKSKVACIGKAGERLISMANIVNDSIYSSGRGGHGAVAGSKNLKAIVVRGTNRVQIAEPEAFEEDVEKVNKLLVANPPASKGLQKYGSSVISDLLSHTGTLPARNFSERGDRSAGKLSAEKLNTDHKIEQKPCYACPIGCRRTTEDGSPIPDFDSIWAFGPNIGNDDMELIMEMDRLCFDYGLDPLSCGAAIAAYMEVNPWMEMDEVKGMLIEIGSGEHDVCRGSHAYLCSVDKEEYSTSVKGLELPGYDPREMAGMAIAYATSNTGGSHLSAFMVAPEIMGKPFLLDRRSFDGKAALVRHFQNLSAVIDSMVMCPFSMLAVGEVELASMLAHVTGNDYSAGEMLTAGERIFNLERMFNLRAGFTWKDDTLPERFFGEDGIDRGEFEKAISDYYHFRGWDDDGVPTEGKLKELGIAVKR from the coding sequence ATGTTCGGATGGACAGGAAGGACAGTGATCGTTGACCTTGGGGAGAGTTCGGTTACAGAGACCAGGACCAGAAAAGCATTTGCAGAACAGTTCATCGGAGGCAGGGGGCTGGGGTGCCGGCTGATGGAGGAGTTTGCAGATCCAACAGTCGACCCGCTGGGATCTGAGAATCCGCTCATCTTCACCACCGGACCGCTTACCGGAACAGCGGCTCCCATGTCAGGACATTTTGCAGTCACATGCAGATCACCACTTACCTCGACCATATTCAGTTCCAATGCAGGAGGACACTTCGGGGCCGAGCTTAAATTCGCAGGCATAGATGCCCTTGTGATCATTGGGAAAGCAGAAAGACCAGTGTACCTCAACATCTACGATGAGGATGTGGAAATACTGGATGCAGGGCACCTCTGGGGAAAGAGCACGTCGGAGACCACCGCAATATTTGCAAAAAAGGATAAAGGGAAAAGTAAGGTCGCATGCATTGGCAAAGCCGGGGAGAGACTTATCAGCATGGCGAACATCGTCAACGACAGCATCTATTCCAGTGGTCGCGGAGGACACGGTGCGGTTGCAGGTTCAAAGAACCTGAAGGCCATTGTCGTCAGGGGTACGAACAGGGTCCAGATAGCTGAACCTGAGGCTTTTGAGGAGGATGTGGAAAAAGTAAATAAACTCCTTGTGGCAAACCCGCCTGCATCAAAAGGACTACAGAAATATGGAAGTTCGGTCATATCAGACCTCCTAAGCCATACAGGAACGCTTCCTGCACGCAATTTCAGTGAAAGGGGAGATAGAAGTGCCGGAAAACTCTCCGCTGAGAAACTTAACACGGATCATAAGATAGAACAAAAACCCTGTTATGCATGCCCCATCGGATGCAGAAGAACTACAGAGGATGGCAGCCCCATACCCGATTTCGATTCGATCTGGGCCTTCGGACCTAACATCGGCAACGATGATATGGAACTTATCATGGAGATGGACAGGCTCTGTTTCGACTACGGACTGGACCCTCTCTCATGCGGTGCAGCCATTGCTGCATACATGGAAGTGAACCCATGGATGGAAATGGATGAAGTGAAGGGAATGCTCATTGAGATAGGAAGCGGAGAACATGATGTTTGCAGGGGTTCACATGCCTACCTCTGCTCTGTTGATAAGGAGGAATACAGCACCTCGGTGAAGGGACTGGAACTTCCGGGTTACGACCCCAGAGAGATGGCAGGGATGGCAATAGCCTATGCAACTTCTAATACCGGAGGGTCGCATCTCAGCGCTTTCATGGTGGCTCCTGAGATAATGGGAAAACCTTTCCTGCTTGACAGGAGGTCCTTCGACGGGAAAGCCGCCCTTGTAAGACATTTCCAGAACCTCAGCGCAGTGATAGACTCAATGGTCATGTGTCCGTTCTCCATGCTTGCTGTAGGAGAAGTGGAACTTGCCTCGATGCTCGCCCATGTGACAGGAAACGATTATTCTGCCGGAGAAATGCTTACGGCAGGTGAAAGGATATTCAACCTTGAGAGGATGTTCAACCTGAGAGCAGGATTCACATGGAAGGATGACACTCTCCCGGAGAGATTCTTTGGCGAGGATGGTATCGACAGGGGAGAGTTCGAGAAGGCGATATCGGATTATTATCATTTCAGGGGATGGGATGATGATGGGGTTCCCACTGAAGGGAAACTGAAGGAACTGGGTATTGCTGTGAAGAGATAG
- a CDS encoding protein-L-isoaspartate O-methyltransferase → MEYERERAILVRSLAEQGVSERTLKAMKKVPRHLFVPSIHASSAYVDTPLSIGHAQTISAPHMVAMMCDLLELEEGLSILEIGAGSGYNAAVMAEIIGKKGKIYSIERLDKLAVFAHDNLERAGYSNVEVILGDGSLGWPDNAPYDRICVTASAPDTPLPLIEQLKPGGIMVLPEGEGYQRLYIIRKSRDGEVTKQDWGGVIFVPLIGHYGFNPYDSQRGKK, encoded by the coding sequence ATGGAGTATGAAAGGGAAAGGGCGATATTAGTTAGGTCACTTGCTGAACAGGGAGTCAGCGAAAGAACCCTTAAAGCAATGAAGAAGGTACCGAGACATCTTTTCGTACCTTCCATACACGCATCAAGTGCCTATGTGGACACCCCCTTGTCCATAGGCCATGCACAGACAATATCAGCGCCGCATATGGTAGCTATGATGTGTGACCTTCTTGAACTTGAAGAAGGACTCAGTATACTTGAGATCGGTGCCGGGTCAGGCTATAATGCAGCAGTAATGGCAGAGATCATCGGGAAAAAGGGGAAGATCTATTCTATTGAACGCCTTGACAAACTGGCGGTCTTTGCACATGACAATCTGGAAAGAGCAGGATACTCTAACGTAGAGGTCATACTCGGGGACGGGTCACTCGGATGGCCTGACAATGCACCTTATGACAGGATATGTGTGACCGCATCTGCACCGGATACGCCGCTTCCACTTATTGAACAACTAAAACCCGGTGGTATCATGGTCCTGCCTGAAGGAGAAGGATACCAACGCCTTTACATAATCAGGAAATCCCGGGATGGAGAGGTCACGAAACAGGATTGGGGAGGAGTTATCTTCGTCCCACTGATAGGACATTATGGTTTCAATCCCTACGACAGCCAGAGAGGAAAGAAGTAA
- a CDS encoding PAS domain S-box protein, translating to MNGSDRKIPFKAIIEKDFNVVEVSPCASLMKKLEIMIPDIIVIDGSIHDPDTYEACQDVKFSDKYHFIPVIFTGPSLPWKHKVRLVESGADDYLEEAFDNEDTIAYLKALVDKRKNFKCLDDRHNELKKEVSGQEAGASVGLKPEDEDLFKVFFQQSAVGIARLTVEGNFQKVNERFCDIVGYSRDELYSMNFMDITYPDSSGIEEEMMIKVLSGETDSFEIEKRYVHKEGHIVWVRLYVNVIRDGSGDIKYAFAIVADISARKKTESLLYESEAIFRSMYESSGIGITRMSVKEKRILQANDAFCKMLGYTEEELVGKLLKDISYFEDLPKNIELQNQLVAGDISSIQMEKRYTHKDGHPVWGYLNANLIFDEAGNPLYYIGNVIDLSEMKKSRQLLEQSEEKYRTYVDYSPYPIFVADASGKYVDVNPAACIITGYTMEEMLEMNITDLCAPEYLGAAREHFRAVKGQGYASGELLFIKKDGTPFFMQVEAVILDEDTFMGICVDTTEHKMAEKLLIEAKLLAEDASMSKSEFVANISHELRTPLNIVIGYSDILLSEMSGKLNEKQMKYANSVKNAGSNLLEIVNSLIYIAEIEAGDWNVHLSQFEILPIIDEMRKVTRTSTAKKNISVDFKVKDDIDHIVADRSKFLLILHHLIGNSIKFTPDSGSINILVERSGTDLRASVTDTGIGIPEEKQEQLFDPFVQIDWSHARRYSGVGIGLSLVKELVEMHGGSIGLESKVGEGTRIWFTIPQEE from the coding sequence ATGAATGGGTCTGATAGAAAAATTCCATTCAAGGCTATCATCGAGAAGGATTTCAATGTTGTAGAGGTGAGCCCATGCGCTTCTCTTATGAAAAAGCTTGAGATCATGATACCGGACATCATAGTCATCGATGGTTCCATCCATGACCCGGATACATATGAGGCATGCCAGGATGTCAAGTTCTCCGACAAATACCATTTCATTCCGGTGATCTTTACAGGACCTTCTCTCCCATGGAAGCACAAAGTGAGACTTGTAGAGTCTGGTGCTGACGATTATCTTGAAGAAGCCTTTGATAATGAAGACACTATAGCTTACCTGAAGGCCCTTGTTGACAAAAGGAAGAATTTCAAGTGTCTGGATGACAGGCATAATGAACTTAAAAAAGAAGTCTCCGGTCAGGAGGCTGGTGCGTCTGTAGGTCTGAAACCTGAAGACGAGGATCTGTTCAAAGTCTTTTTCCAGCAGTCAGCAGTAGGTATTGCCCGGTTGACAGTAGAAGGTAATTTCCAGAAGGTCAATGAACGTTTTTGTGATATAGTAGGTTATAGCCGGGATGAACTCTACTCCATGAACTTCATGGATATCACATACCCCGATAGTAGCGGGATCGAAGAGGAAATGATGATTAAGGTTCTTTCAGGGGAGACCGATTCCTTCGAGATCGAGAAGCGATACGTCCATAAAGAAGGACACATCGTATGGGTAAGGCTGTATGTGAATGTGATCAGGGATGGATCAGGGGATATTAAATATGCCTTTGCAATAGTGGCAGATATCTCAGCTCGAAAGAAAACCGAGTCCTTGCTTTATGAAAGTGAGGCAATTTTCAGGTCAATGTACGAATCAAGTGGTATCGGTATTACCCGGATGTCCGTTAAAGAAAAAAGAATACTACAGGCAAATGATGCATTTTGCAAAATGCTGGGCTATACTGAAGAGGAGTTGGTGGGTAAGCTCCTGAAAGATATCAGTTATTTTGAGGACCTCCCAAAGAACATCGAACTACAGAATCAGTTGGTTGCAGGGGATATAAGTTCTATTCAGATGGAAAAAAGGTATACTCACAAAGATGGTCATCCTGTTTGGGGATATCTAAATGCCAATCTGATATTCGATGAGGCTGGGAATCCATTATACTATATTGGCAATGTTATTGATCTCTCTGAAATGAAAAAATCCCGGCAACTGCTTGAACAGAGTGAAGAAAAATACCGTACTTATGTAGATTATTCTCCCTATCCAATTTTTGTAGCTGATGCTAGCGGGAAGTACGTTGATGTCAATCCTGCAGCATGTATCATTACAGGGTATACAATGGAAGAGATGCTGGAGATGAATATTACAGACCTTTGTGCCCCTGAGTATCTGGGAGCAGCGAGGGAGCATTTTAGAGCGGTAAAGGGTCAGGGATATGCATCAGGGGAGCTCTTATTCATCAAAAAGGATGGAACTCCTTTTTTCATGCAGGTGGAGGCTGTCATACTTGATGAAGACACTTTTATGGGGATATGTGTTGATACCACTGAGCACAAGATGGCCGAGAAACTGCTGATCGAAGCAAAGTTACTCGCAGAGGATGCATCCATGTCAAAGAGCGAGTTCGTGGCGAATATCAGTCATGAACTGCGTACGCCACTGAATATAGTCATAGGATATTCCGATATCCTGTTAAGTGAGATGTCAGGAAAGCTCAATGAGAAGCAGATGAAGTATGCAAATAGTGTAAAGAATGCAGGTTCCAATCTCCTCGAGATAGTCAATTCCCTAATATATATAGCTGAGATCGAGGCAGGTGACTGGAATGTTCATCTGTCCCAATTTGAGATCCTTCCTATCATTGACGAGATGAGGAAGGTCACAAGGACCAGCACTGCTAAAAAGAACATATCTGTCGACTTCAAGGTGAAGGATGATATTGATCATATTGTTGCTGACAGATCAAAATTCCTGCTGATACTTCATCACCTGATAGGCAATTCTATAAAATTCACTCCTGATAGCGGTTCGATTAATATCCTTGTCGAACGTTCGGGGACGGACCTTCGTGCGTCTGTAACAGATACGGGTATCGGTATTCCTGAAGAGAAACAGGAACAGTTGTTCGATCCTTTCGTTCAGATAGATTGGTCCCATGCCCGCAGGTATTCAGGTGTAGGTATTGGTCTTTCACTTGTGAAAGAGCTTGTCGAGATGCATGGTGGCAGTATCGGTCTGGAGAGTAAAGTGGGTGAAGGTACCAGAATATGGTTCACGATCCCTCAGGAAGAATGA